A region of the Ranitomeya variabilis isolate aRanVar5 chromosome 5, aRanVar5.hap1, whole genome shotgun sequence genome:
TTAATTTCACTGCTGTTTATTATCACTGTGATGTTGGTCATTATCTCAAAATGCAAAAAATCAGAACCCGTCCCAATGTTCAGTAACCTCAGCTCCAATTTATATCCTTCAGTTGATCCCAGAATCCTTTCTCAGTATGAGACTGGAACATTACCATTTCCTTACTCCTACAATGTCTGTGTGGGCTTTGATGCCAGTGAAAGTGACTTTACTTATATGGCACCAAATCAAGATGTTCCTGTGGATAATCTCATTGATGCTGATGGTCCTGGACTTGGAAATCAAAGTGTTAAAGAAGCTTTACCGACCTCAGATGCTCTGCAGGTGAGATTCACTGATCAAATTTACTGTAATGCCTATAGAAGTTAAAGATTAAAGTATTGCACATGCATTGCTCTTGCCTTGCTTTCCTCCTGAATATGGTGACTGCCTCAGCAAGTAGGATGTGAATATTAGAACCAAAATCTGGAGATAGCAACTGATCCCATAGTTGGGATCTATCTAATAAGTATGGCATAAAGTGAGGAAAACAAGAATTCAATATTTTCTTCTGTATTATATGAATAAAACTCCAAAACCATGCAAATTAAAACAAAAAAGCAATACGTTTTCTTTGAATTGTTTTTTTTCATTGCTTGTTTTACCTATACACAGGCTCTATTAAAAGGTGAATCTCAGATTCATAAATGGgaaatggctagtgttgagcgataccttctgacatttgaaagtatcggtatcggattggatcggccgaaatcccaaaaatatcggatatcgccgatacccgataccaatacaggtcaatgggacacaaatatcggaagtgatcctggatggttcccagggtctgaaggagaggaaactctccttcaggccctgggatccatattcatgtaaaaaataaagaataaaaataaaaaatatggatatactcaccctcggacgagccctggacctcacagctgcaagcgtctgcctccattcctaagaatgcagagagtgaaggacctttgatgacgtcgcggtcacatgagcagtcacgcgaccaatcacaagctgcaacgtcatcgcaggtcctacactcactgcattcttaggaatggaggctgccggttgcaccgctgaggtccagggttcgtcggaggggtgagtatatccatattttttatttttattctttaattcttacatgaatatggatcccagggcctgaaggagagtctcctctcctccagaccctgggaaccatacgcaccgcacacgcctgggaacttataagaacttccgattccgatttccgatatcacaaaaatatcggaactctgtatcagaattccgatatagcgaatatcggccaatacccgatatttgcagtatcggaatgctcaacactagcaatggcAAAGAGCACTTGTAAAAACAAGCAGTTTTGCAATTTACTACTTTTTAAAGTATGCATTCTTGAAATATaagcatttttattttgttttgtttacaGCTCCTTGCCTAGGAGAATGACCACTGCTGCTTTTTAGCTTACAACCACGGTGCTGCAGCTGGCCATAGTTTGGAGGTAACACCGCTCTCCAGTGGTTCTGGCCACCTTAAAAACAGCGCTTACGAGCTCAATAGAAAAAAGTTTGCAAGCCCTAGGCATATTCTGCTGTCtaacagcagtggtcggtctctaaAACAGggagctgtaaacaaaagtgttCATATCTCAATAACTTTTTACATTTTGAATAAGTAGTAAATTGCTAAATTGTATGTATCTATTAACGCTAACCTACAATACCCATATATGAAAATTGCAATTACCCTTTAAAGGAGTCATACCATTAGAACTACATCATATGTCTATATGGTCTAATGCATTATTGAGTAGAAAACTGGAAATATATGAATGTCTGTATTTTCCTTGAAAATATGTTTATCATAGAGATTGCTAAGGTCTGAAATATGGCTGTCCAATTGAAAACATGCCTTTAACTTGTGTAATAGAAGTCTAAAATTATTTGAAGCGCTTAACTGTGTAAATAAAGGGGTTCCCTTAACAAGACATTTTTCTTATGTGCTGTACACAGACACAGCGCCAGACTggctatctggcaattctggcaaatgccagaagggtctgtCTAGTCATGGGCCACCTTTTctactacgttgttaacagaatcgatgttctcaagacacccatactgttaagagttgtggcgGAGGTATCATTTGCAATATTGgtattgtagtaaatcttgctttcctccacgtagggtaatattagtaatatatcccatctgatgCTTGGGGatgaggacagcatgggcctgtgtgatttcaaatgccagggctgaatttcagccctagTCTGTAACTGCACAGACATAACTGGTGAGATACCTTACTTATGACATTTCTATTAAAGTCGGACCAGAGAGCATAAAAACAAGGCTTCTATTCTGGCTTATATTGTCCACCTTGTTTCTTTTGATTGGCTCAATTTGGTGAGAGTATAAAGGAAATCAATGGCTGTTCACAACTTCCTCTGGTCGTAACCAGCAATTGGCAGGTGTATCCAatgatagatacagtatatagtgaTTGGCTGATTTCTAAGCCTGTTTTACTACTAGAAGTGCTTGTTTTCATAAGAAAATCTCAATAATGATATTCTAACCACATTCCATTGTCTATTATGTACAACTTGCTTAATAAGTTGCACAAAGGTTGTCTAACAATATTCCAGCCTTTGGATTTCTACAGGCATTTTATACTATTAATATCTCCATTTAGGCTCTTTGCCCACGTTGCGTTATTTATGCATTTCCGCTGGGTTTTTCCCAAAGCAGAAACGCTTACAGAGCGCATTCCCATGCAGTACTATGTGAtttcgcagttgctgtgcccatgctgtggattctCCAGCTGCGGAATCACAGagcggtaaaatccacagcatgttcattactCCAGCGGAATTGCGGCAATTacgccgccataggattgcattgaaactctCACTTTACCAATGTGGCTATGCCcatcatgcgtaaagtgagcgcttcatgtgcggatggtacccagggtctggaggagaggagaatctcctgcaggccctgggtaccatatccctgtaaaaaaagaattatAATGAAAGATAGgggtatacttaccttctgatggcccccggagtcctcatggctctcagcagtgcacacgatggcttccgttcccagggatgcattgcactaATCACCTGAGATGACATTGTGGTCATGCGACCGTGATGTCAGAAAGGTTCTttgtgcaaagcatccctgggaatggaacatACTGGgagcgccactgaggagatcgggggccgttggaaggtgagaataaacatattttttattttttttattatttttaacattctatcttttactattaatgctgcataggcagcatcaatagtaaaaagttggtcacacttgtccagcaccatgcttgacaagtgtgaccaacctgtcaatcacttttccaagcgatgattcaaatcgcttggaaaagcgcaagcattctgcaagctaaaaacgcttgcaaaatgcttgtgttttgtgggaaaacgcatttgaattccgcatgcgttttacccatggcagagagttgcggaaatgctgcggacatttccgcaacgtgggcacatagccttaaagcgtGATAGTAATTCTtcctttatttttacttttcttcACAGTAATTGTTCCATTTTATACATGTATAACTTATAATAGAATGTTGCTGCTGATTGTATATGGGATGGAGAGACTGAGGATGAAAGCCATGTTGCCTTGGCCAACGTAGAAAGCATTAGGATTAGGAGAGCAAATTGAATAAACCATTCATTTGGTTGAAAAGCAAACCTTTATATGCCTCTGGCATGGAAATGTTGCATAGATAATAATATTGCAGACATTTTTTTCACTTCTTGTTTTATTTCTATGTATGTAGTGACAAAGTTGGAGGTTGATTTAAGATTTCATTCCATAATTTATGTTAACATAGCATACATGCAACATTAACTAACAAATTAAAACTGCAATCTAAAAAGCTAAGATTTATAGATTGAATTTATGACATTGGTTCTGCATTACTGTTGTAGAAAACAAGTTAATAAATGAAGGTACTTAGGGCATATACTGGCCAACTGatgtgagcccaacagccagcGACAAGGCTTACCCTTTTGTTGGGACCCTAAACATGGCATGATGCCTCTCCCAGGCTAAAAAGACTATAAATATATAGGCAGGTAGAATCAAGCTTTATTTTAAACCGCtataggctgatgggaggagtgctcagtcagaggccGTGTACTACAAATATCAAAAATTGGACCGGCACTTTCAAACAGAAAAAGacagatgtgaacaggtgcaagctaagagagccACTCTGATAAACTAATAAACTAAAGCTACACTATGAAACGCTAAGATATGTACATTGAATATGTGAAATTGGAATTGTGGTACAGCCCTCTGACTGAACACTCCTCCCTGCAGCCTAAGGCGGTTTTAAATAGAGCTTAATCCTATCTGCCCATATAATTGTAGGCTTTTAGCCCGGGAGAGGCATCATATTAGGGTTACTGTGCCAACAAAGGGGTACGCCTTGTCGCTGGCTGGATGATTACTTGGCTTCTAGGAATAATTACTATGttaatactatatatactgtatatatattatacatatataatatTGTATTAGTTGGGCACTGAGATATACCCACAAACCAGTAAAGCTAAATAATATGATAGACTAAAAAAATGATTTACAGAGAATATGTAATCAGAAAAAAACTATTACATAAATCATGTGTTTATGTTACATTTAATAAAGAACTATTTTTACAGAAGACAATTTGTATTATAAAGAAAAATTAGAAATCTTAAATTATTCACACTGGCACTAGGCTTTTCTACCCTCATATTTCCTATTGTTTCAACACATTGACATGTACATTAGCAAAAATATATTGTACTGAAGCATCGAATGAGCTCATGAGAATGTCATTATGAAGGGGAGCCGTATcagctgtgatgtcacctattgacattggtggatcctgtgttattagctgtatatagaggtgatacctGTCTTTGTAATTCTGCCTCCTATAAAAACAAGActactgaaaactcttcctgaaaggacatcaTATATGAGTCTTCAATTTTTGTCCTGTGCAAAAATTACGatattttatagttttattttcaaACTAATGATATATAATAAAACATTGCCAACACTTTGAAAAATGTATTTAACACAAAACCAGACGTAGACACATTTGTGATTATATATTCTCCTtattaaaaaatagaaatcttaacAGACAATACCCTACATGAACTCAATTGGGTTTTTgtatttttgggttttgtttttagtaaaactttcttttattattattattattctgttatCTGGCTTTGTAGTCAATGTTTTGCTACCAAATGTATATAGTCGAATTTAAAGTTTTGTCATTGCCCACTCTTACTTTACACTTTACTCTTGATAAGGAATGACcagattttattttttacaataaaacaaTTATTGGGTGATAATCTGTCACAAGATGTCTATGGTATATGAGTCTGTGTGTGGTCATGAAGTGGTTAGGATGTAAATTGCAGCTTACAGAAGATTTTGCTACACTATGGCAATTGCATTTAACTGCTGATTAATTGGAGTCTTTACCCAAATTCAAGAGGAGCTGCGGATGGACACTTCTGTAGTCAAAGCAACACCGGTTCAGTTGTTATTTCCACTTGTACATTTTGGCAAGTATTGCAATGAATATATTACTTCTCAGTGGTTAATCAATATTTTCTGCAAAGCTAATATCCTTTGTTATACCTACCGACCATAGGATCTGCTGGACAGTGCATGATACTCTCTGTGGTGTGCTTAGAGATCTGTCTTGTATCCTTCACCTTATGACCTTGTACTAGTAAAATACACTATATCAGCTTATACTGGATTGTAAGAACCCTACAACATTGTTTTGTATCTTTTAGAGCTCCAAAGTACTTCTCAGATTAGAGTATAAAAAATATTGACCTTTATGAAGTagataaaaaatgtaaaagatAGATTTTTACAAATTACTAAATGAAAATTCAATTATTATTGCTATACTTAAAAAGCACAGAACTGTCAATCATGAAACATTGCTTAAAATTAGAATTTACCCTTTTATAGATTGTTGCATGATTATTTCATTTAAGTTGTGGTTTTAAATGTTTCTAAAGAAAGAATAGTTAGATCATATATTCACATTAAACTAAAGGAAGGTGAACTAAAGGAACTGTGAAACTGAACTAAATTCAAAAGCacaaaaagtataataaatattTCTTACAAAAAATTGATGTTGTTTTGAAATCcatctttcattttttttaaatgcaagtatTAGCTTTATGCCAAACTGATTTAGGCTTTAAGACAATTCCCTTTACGTCTTGTGACTTAGCCTTATGTTAATAGTATCTGATAAAAGAAAAGTCAAGTTATTATATTgaagaaaataaatattttctaAGTATATTTAGTATCCTGAAAAATGCAGGTAAAGAAAtattcattttttaaattatacaTTAATAAAAGTTTTTGTTTTCAAATCTCAGGGAAATTATATTCCATGAATTATACAATAATATAGGTACAGAATCAAGAAAACTTTTATAAATATATGAAACATTTTCTTGTAATTTTATTCTTGTTTATTAAAATATATAACATAATTTAAACATGTATAATTAATTTTAAGTACTTAAAATCATGACGATAACAGCGAATATCAAATAAATATTGTCCAGAACTGCAGTTCCTCACTTTCTCCTCAAAGCGCCGCTGTTTAaccaaaaaacaaaagaaatgagAACTGGAAATCCTCTGATGTTTTCAGCATTCACACACTGCAGATCTGCAAGAAGAAGCACAGACATGTTTAGATTCTCTCtacagcaaaagcagaggacaggattATATTAGGATTTTAACATTTCGCAGGACTATTTCTACCCATCAAAATCTGGAAAATTCGCGAGCAACAATGAAATCAACTGAATATATTTACACAAGAACCAAATGGCAAGTAACATTTATTGTCTTATTTTCCTGGCTGTGTCATTCAGTCTCCGGTCAGATTCATTATTCCATTGTAGAAGAGATGAGGAAAGACTCTGTTATAGCAAATATTGCAGATGACCTTGTATTGGATATTAAGCAGCTCTCATCTAGAAAGCTGAGGATTGTGTCCAGATCAGCAGAGAAATATGTCTATGTCAGTCTGCATAATGGAAATCTGTATGTTAAAGACCGGATAGACAGAGAGACATTGTGTGGCAGAGAAGCAATATGTTCAATAACCTTTGATGCTGTGGTTGAAAATCCTTTTAGTGTTGAAAAGGTAAAAATAGAAATTCAGGATATAAATGATAATTCTCCAGCATTCTTTCCTGATGTTTTCAATTTAAAAACAATTGAGTTAACATCTGCCGGGACCAGATTTGCTCTACAGACGGCAGAAGATCCAGATATTGGCTCTAACTCTGTGCAGACATATAAGCTCAGTGATAATCAGTATTTTACACTGAGTGAAGACAGAAATCCAGATGGTAGTACATTTCTAGAGCTTGTCCAAGAGAAGCCATTAGATAGGGAGACACAGAGTCTTCATGAGCTCATACTAACAGCTATGGATGGAGGCAAACCTGTGAGATCTGGAACGGCCTTAATAAGGGTCATTATTACTGATGTTAATGATAATTTCCCCATATTTACCCAGTCAATATATAAAGTCAGTGTAAATGAGAATACACCAATAAATACCACAGTAATCACAGTGAATGCCACAGACAAGGATGAAGGGGCCAATGGACAGATCACATATTCCTTTAGTAAAACATCTGGAAATATCCATCATTCTGGAATATTCAGTGTCCACCCTGTGACCGGAGAAATTAAAGTAAATCATAAATTAGATTTTGAATTAACAAAGAATTTTGAGCTCTCTGTACAAGCAAAAGATGGAGGCGACCTTGTATCCCTCTGTAAAGTACTGATAGAAGTTGTAGACGAGAATGACAATGCTCCTGAGATGTCCCTCACATCATTGTCTTCTCCGATTCCTGAGGATTCGGCTGTGGGTACAATGATCGCTCTGATTGAAGTTCATGATAAAGACTCAGGAAAGAATGGAGAAGTGGACTGTAAACTTTTGGAAGAAATGCCATTTAATTTAGTGTTATCATCTGATAATTATTACAGAATTGTTACCACAAGTTCTATGGACAGAGAGAAGGTTTCTAGTTATAACATTACTATTTTAGCCACTGACCGAGGATCTCCTGCACTTTCCATCAGAAGAACCATAACTCTGGAGGTATCAGATGTCAATGACAACCCACCAATGTTTATCAGGAGTACTTATGTTGTATATGTGCCGGAGAACAATTTACCAGGGTCTTCCATATACAGTATACAAGCCTCAGATTCTGACACTGGAGACAACACAAAAATATTTTATTCCATCTGTAATGCTAAGACAGAAGAACTCACAGCAACCTCCTACCTCTCCATCAATATAGAGACCGGGGTCCTCTATGCCCAGAGATCATTTGATTATGAACAACAAAAAGAGTTTCACATACAAATAAACGCTAGAGACAATGGATCTCCACCTCTGAGCAGCAACACAACATTGCTTATCCGTATCGTGGATCAGAACGATAATGCACCAAAGATATTATACCCATCAGCAGACAGCGGAGGTGTGACTGCATATGAAATGGTTCCTTTTGATTCTGAACAAGGGTCCTTGATAACTAAGGTGGTGGCCATAGACCCGGACTCTGGACACAATTCTTGGCTCTCTTACCATTTTCTACAGTTGTCAGAACCTTCTTATTTTGCCATCAGTCAGCATACTGGAGAAATAAGAACATCCCGTATCTTTCTAGAGAAGGATGTGTTGAATCATAAGATCGTGGTGATGGTGAAAGACAATGGAGACCCCTCTCTCTCATCTACTGTTACCCTCAACCTCGTTATTGCAAACAACTTCCAACAGATGGGCCCCAAGTTCAGTGAAAAAGACATTGAAGAAAATCCACAATCTAATTTACAGTTTTACTTAATCATCTTCCTTGGATTAATTTCACTGCTGTTTATTATCACTGTGATGTTGGTCATTATCTCAAAATGCAAAAAATCAGAACCCGTCCCAATGTTCAGTAATCTCAGCTCCAATTTATATCCTCCAGTAGATCCCAGAATCCTTTCTCACTATGAGACAGGAACATTACCATTTCCTTACTCCTACAATGTCTGTGTGGGCTTTGATGCCAGTGAGAGTGACTTTACTTATATGGCACCAAATCAAGATGTTCCTGTGGAAAATCTCATTGACGCTGATGATCCTGGACTTGGAAATCAAAGTGTTAAAGAATCTTTACCGACCTCAGATGCTCTGCAGGTGAGAATCTCTGATCAAATTTACTGTGATGCCTATAGAAGTTACTGAATGAAGTATTGCACATgcattgcaattgacttgctttcctCCTGAATGTGGTGACTGCCCCAGCAAGCAGGGTGTGGAGATATAGGGATCAAATTCTGGAGATTGTAACTAATCCCAGAGTTGGGATCTATCAAATAATTATGGCATAAATTGAAGAAAACAagacttatttatttatatatatgttgTACTAAGCCAACCCAGTTTAGGATTTTTGATGTTTCAATATCATCTTCTGTACTAtatgaataaaaatacaaaaacatgGAAGTTAAAACAAAAAAGCAATACATATTATTTGAATAGTTCTTTTTATTTCTTGTCTTAAGTATTTAAAACATTTTAATGCTATTGGCTACACACAGGCTCTATTGAAAGGTATTTCTCAGCTTCGTAAATGGGCAACGTCcgatagtgcttgtaaaaacaagaagCTCTTTTGTCATTTACTACTTATTAAATTATACAGCCATTCTTGAAATATTAGCATTTTTTTCATTTACAGCTCCTTGTCGAGGAGACCGACCATTGCTGCTTTCTAGCTTACAACCACGGCGCTGCAGTTGGCCATTGTTTGGAGGTAACAGCTCTCTCTAGCAATCCTGGCCAGCCACAAATCAGTGCTTATGAGCTAAATAGAAGAGTTTGTAAGCCATACGCATGTTCTGCTGTCTAACAGCAGTTCTCGGTCTCTAATAAGGCAGggagctgtaaacaaaagtgttaatatctcaagaactttttacatttttaataagtagtaaattgcaaaattgtatgTATTTATAAACACTAACCTACAATGCCCATATATGAAAATTGCAATAACTCTTTAAAGGAGTCGTACCATTAGAACTACAACATATGTCTATATGGTCTAATACATTATTGAGTAGAAAACAAGAAATATATAAATGTTGGTATTTTCCTTGATACTATGTTTGCCATAGAGATGGCTGAGGTCTGAAATATGGCTGTCCAATTGAAAACATGCCTTTAACATATGTAATAGGAGAAGTCTAAAACTATTTGAAGCGCTAAACTGTGTAAATAAAGGCGTTCCCTTAACAAGACATCTTTTCATATGTGCTGTTAGGGTACACAGAAATAACACGGGAGAtctcttatgactagtgttgagcattccgataccgcaagtatcgggtatcggccgatatttgctgtatcggaattccgataccgagatccgatacttttgtggtatcgggtatcg
Encoded here:
- the LOC143776626 gene encoding protocadherin gamma-B1-like isoform X16 gives rise to the protein MKSTEYIYTRTKWQVTFIVLFSWLCHSVSGQIHYSIVEEMRKDSVIANIADDLVLDIKQLSSRKLRIVSRSAEKYVYVSLHNGNLYVKDRIDRETLCGREAICSITFDAVVENPFSVEKVKIEIQDINDNSPAFFPDVFNLKTIELTSAGTRFALQTAEDPDIGSNSVQTYKLSDNQYFTLSEDRNPDGSTFLELVQEKPLDRETQSLHELILTAMDGGKPVRSGTALIRVIITDVNDNFPIFTQSIYKVSVNENTPINTTVITVNATDKDEGANGQITYSFSKTSGNIHHSGIFSVHPVTGEIKVNHKLDFELTKNFELSVQAKDGGDLVSLCKVLIEVVDENDNAPEMSLTSLSSPIPEDSAVGTMIALIEVHDKDSGKNGEVDCKLLEEMPFNLVLSSDNYYRIVTTSSMDREKVSSYNITILATDRGSPALSIRRTITLEVSDVNDNPPMFIRSTYVVYVPENNLPGSSIYSIQASDSDTGDNTKIFYSICNAKTEELTATSYLSINIETGVLYAQRSFDYEQQKEFHIQINARDNGSPPLSSNTTLLIRIVDQNDNAPKILYPSADSGGVTAYEMVPFDSEQGSLITKVVAIDPDSGHNSWLSYHFLQLSEPSYFAISQHTGEIRTSRIFLEKDVLNHKIVVMVKDNGDPSLSSTVTLNLVIANNFQQMGPKFSEKDIEENPQSNLQFYLIIFLGLISLLFIITVMLVIISKCKKSEPVPMFSNLSSNLYPPVDPRILSHYETGTLPFPYSYNVCVGFDASESDFTYMAPNQDVPVENLIDADDPGLGNQSVKESLPTSDALQQGQPNTDWRFTQAQRPGPSGAQQPPEEAGVWPNNQFETERLQAMILASANEAAEGGAAVAGGTGTMGLSARYGPQFTLQHVPDYRQNIYIPGTTSTLTNAAGKRDGKAGAPSGNKKKSGKKEKK